Proteins co-encoded in one Medicago truncatula cultivar Jemalong A17 chromosome 8, MtrunA17r5.0-ANR, whole genome shotgun sequence genomic window:
- the LOC25479302 gene encoding F-box protein PP2-A13, whose amino-acid sequence MGANFSSCVCDGDEDCSMRPRLGDIPESCVALVLMYLDPPDICKLARLNRAFRDASFADFVWESKLPLNYEFIMGKALEDDTTSSSSGAELGKRDIYARLCKPNLFDNGTKEIWLDKRTGGVCLAISSKALRITGIDDRRYWNHISTEESRFHTVAYLHQIWWLEVEGDIDFQFPVGTYSVYFRLHLGRSSKKLGRRVCKTEHIHGWDIKPAKFQLTTSDGQRAVSHTHLDNPGHWILYHVGNFVSKNSNDLMKVKFSLSQIDCTHTKGGLCVDSVLICNSSNVKKEA is encoded by the exons ATGGGTGCTAATTTTTCCTCATGTGTATGTGATGGAGATGAGGATTGTAGTATGAGGCCAAGGCTTGGGGATATACCAGAGAGTTGTGTGGCATTGGTGTTGATGTATTTGGATCCACCGGATATATGTAAGCTAGCACGATTGAATAGGGCGTTTCGTGATGCTTCTTTTGCCGATTTTGTTTGGGAATCGAAGTTGCCTTTGAATTATGAGTTTATCATGGGAAAAGCTTTGGAGGATGATACTACTAGTTCTAGTTCTGGTGCTGAATTAGGGAAGAGGGATATTTATGCAAGGCTTTGTAAGCCTAATTTGTTTGACAATGGAACCAAG GAAATTTGGCTAGATAAGAGGACTGGTGGGGTTTGTTTGGCAATTTCCTCCAAAGCGTTAAGGATTACAGGGATAGATGATCGCAGATATTGGAATCACATTTCAACTGAAGAGTCAAG GTTCCATACAGTTGCTTATCTTCATCAAATATGGTGGCTTGAAGTGGAAGGAGATATTGATTTCCAATTTCCAGTAGGGACATACAGCGTGTACTTCAGACTTCACCTTGGCAGGTCATCCAAGAAGCTTGGACGACGAGTTTGCAAGACCGAGCACATCCATGGCTGGGATATTAAACCTGCAAAGTTTCAGCTGACGACTTCTGATGGTCAACGCGCTGTCTCCCATACTCATTTGGATAATCCAGGGCACTGGATCCTCTACCATGTAGGAAACTTTGTTTCTAAGAATTCTAATGATTTGATGAAGGTCAAGTTTTCATTGTCTCAAATAGATTGCACTCATACAAAGGGTGGTCTGTGTGTTGACTCTGTGCTTATATGCAATAGTAGCAATGTAAAAAAAGAAGCGTAA